The Thermosipho melanesiensis BI429 sequence TATAAGAATACATGATAGTGAAGTTCAAAAAAGAGTGTTTGAAATTATTGGACTAACTGAAGAAGAGGCTAATGAAAAATTTGGCTTTTTTATTAGTGCATTAAAGTATGGTGTTCCGCCGCATGGGGGTATAGCGTTTGGTTTTGATAGGATGGTTTCAATTGCGGCAAATGTTGCATCAATTAGAGATGTAATTGCATTCCCAAAAACCTCTAGTGGAATCTGTCAGTTAACTGGAGCACCATCCACCGTTGAAGAAAAACAGTTAAAAGAACTATCAATTCAAATTTTTAAGGGAGGTATTGAAAATGAAAGGAACGAAAGTTGAATTTATTAATGATGAAAAATATTTAATTGCAAAAGTTTCTGGAGATATCGATGCTTATCATTCAGCGGATATAAAGAAGGAAATACGTGAAAATATGATTTCTTCAGATAAGGAAAAGGTTATAATTGATCTTTCGGAAGTAAATTACATAGACAGTGCAGGTTTGGGAAGTTTAGTGGCTATATTAAAGGATGCGCGCATGAATAATAAATTATTATATTTAATGTCTCCTAAACAATCGGTTATGAGGGTTTTTGAAATGACGAGATTAGATAAGGTTTTCAATATTATATCCAGTGTTGAAGAAATTTAGGTGATAAAATGCCTTGTAGAATAGCAATAGATGGACCAGCTGGTTCAGGAAAAACTACTGTTGCAAAATTACTTGCTGATGCTTTAGGTATATTTTATTTAGATACGGGAGCAATGTACAGAATAGTGGGGTTGTACTTATCTGAAAATAATGTTGAAAGCGATGAAGAAATAGAAAGAAAGTTAAAAGAATTAAAAATTACATTTTCAAATGGTAACTTTTTTCTTAATGGGAGAAAAATCGGTAATGAAATTAGAACACCAGAAATTGGGATTTATGCATCAAAATATGCGAAAAGGTTACCTGTGAGAAATTATCTTACAAAAATCCAAAGAGAAATTGCCAAGAATCAAAGTATAGTAGTTGAAGGAAGAGATATAGGTACTGTTGTATTGCCTGATGCAGAGGTAAAAATATTTCTTGTAGCTTCCCAAGAAGCAAGGGCTAAAAGGCGATATAAAGAGTTAATGGAAAAAGGGGTAGAAGTTACATTTGAAGAAGTATTATCTGAGATTGTTTTAAGAGATAAACAAGATTCTGAAAG is a genomic window containing:
- a CDS encoding STAS domain-containing protein, with the translated sequence MKGTKVEFINDEKYLIAKVSGDIDAYHSADIKKEIRENMISSDKEKVIIDLSEVNYIDSAGLGSLVAILKDARMNNKLLYLMSPKQSVMRVFEMTRLDKVFNIISSVEEI
- the cmk gene encoding (d)CMP kinase, which encodes MPCRIAIDGPAGSGKTTVAKLLADALGIFYLDTGAMYRIVGLYLSENNVESDEEIERKLKELKITFSNGNFFLNGRKIGNEIRTPEIGIYASKYAKRLPVRNYLTKIQREIAKNQSIVVEGRDIGTVVLPDAEVKIFLVASQEARAKRRYKELMEKGVEVTFEEVLSEIVLRDKQDSERDVAPLKKAKDAILIDTTNLSIEEVIERILKVVKEKCKL